The stretch of DNA TTTTTCAGCATCATCAAATAGTTGCTTAAACCAATAAATAAATTTTTGTAATGACTCAAATCGTTTAGGCGGTAAAATTTCAGTTAACTCAGCATCAAATGCCGCTTTAAATAAGCTCAATGATTTCTTCTCGGCTAATTGCCCCAATTTTTGCAATGTCGCAGGGCCAATTTCTCGTTTTGGGGTATTAATAATACGAATAAAGGCATTATCATCGTCAAGATTAACCAATAATCGCAAATAAGCCATAATATCCTTAATTTCAATACGGGAGAAAAATGAAGTACTACCCGAAATTTTATAAGGTACCCGATTTTGCATTAACATTTTCTCGAATAATCGAGATTGATGATTACCGCGGTACAAAATCGCATAATCACCATAACGGCTATTATTAGCAAAGCGATGACCAATTAAATCATTAATTACTTTTTCAGCTTCATCTTCTTCATTATTGGCAGATATAACATTTAAATATTCACCATAACCTAACTCGGAATGAAGTGTTTTAGTAAAAATATGCGGATTATTTTCAATTAAAATATTAGCAGCTTTCAAAATTCGCCCAGATGAGCGGTAATTTTGCTCTAGCTTTATCACATTAAGATTTTGAAAATCCTCACTGAGTAAAACCAAATTTTGAGGCCTCGCCCCTCGCCAAGAATAAATAGATTGATCATCATCACCAACAACGGTAAATTTAGCCTTATACCCTACTAATAATTTAATCAGTTCGTATTGACTTGTATTCGTATCTTGATACTCATCGACTAACAAATAACGAACTCGATTTTGCCATTTATCTCGCACTTCTTCATTGCGCTGTAATAACAGCGTTGGCAACAAAATAAGATCATCAAAATCTAAAATACCACAGGCTTTTTGTTGCTCTTCATATAGCTGATAACAATGAGCAAATAATTGTTCTTTTTTACCTTGAGCTTTTGCCATCGCAATGGTTGCATCAACAAGGTCATTTTTCCAATTAGAGATCTTACTACGTAACTGGTTTATCAAATCTTTATCACCATCAAACCACTGCTCGGTTAACTCTTTTAATAAAGAAAACTGATCTTGATCATCGAATAATGAAAAATTACTTTTTATTCCTAATTGCTTATATTCTTTGCGGATAATATCCAAACCAAGGGTATGAAAAGTGGAAATTTTTAATCCCCGCGTTTCTTTTCGACCAAGTGTTTGTGAGATACGCTCCTTCATTTCACGTGCTGCTTTGTTGGTGAAAGTTACCGCAAAAATATGCTTAGGCTGATAACCTT from Orbaceae bacterium lpD04 encodes:
- the rep gene encoding DNA helicase Rep, whose protein sequence is MRLNSSQQQAVEYVSGPCLVLAGAGSGKTRVIINKIAYLIQVKGYQPKHIFAVTFTNKAAREMKERISQTLGRKETRGLKISTFHTLGLDIIRKEYKQLGIKSNFSLFDDQDQFSLLKELTEQWFDGDKDLINQLRSKISNWKNDLVDATIAMAKAQGKKEQLFAHCYQLYEEQQKACGILDFDDLILLPTLLLQRNEEVRDKWQNRVRYLLVDEYQDTNTSQYELIKLLVGYKAKFTVVGDDDQSIYSWRGARPQNLVLLSEDFQNLNVIKLEQNYRSSGRILKAANILIENNPHIFTKTLHSELGYGEYLNVISANNEEDEAEKVINDLIGHRFANNSRYGDYAILYRGNHQSRLFEKMLMQNRVPYKISGSTSFFSRIEIKDIMAYLRLLVNLDDDNAFIRIINTPKREIGPATLQKLGQLAEKKSLSLFKAAFDAELTEILPPKRFESLQKFIYWFKQLFDDAEKEPMAAVYELLHGIDYQSWLYETSPSPTAAQMRMKNVEQLMNWLDEMMKGDDIDEAVTLEQAVMRFTLRDMLERNESEDEQDEVQLMTLHASKGLEFPYVYLIGMAEGLLPHQASIDEDNIEEERRLAYVGITRAQQQLTFSYSTERKQYGDVSYLEPSRFLFELPQDDLNWHVKKQQTSEQRLEQGKNRLAMIKAQLAKAKGE